From one Suricata suricatta isolate VVHF042 chromosome 8, meerkat_22Aug2017_6uvM2_HiC, whole genome shotgun sequence genomic stretch:
- the FZD9 gene encoding frizzled-9, whose protein sequence is PRPARPPGDPASSPGGGGTCENPEKFQYVEKSRSCAPRCGPGVEVFWSRRDKDFALVWMAVWSALCFFSTAFTVLTFLLEPHRFQYPERPIIFLSMCYNVYSLAFLIRAVAGAQSVACDQEAGTLYVIQEGLENTGCTLVFLLLYYFGMASSLWWVVLTLTWFLAAGKKWGHEAIEAHGSYFHMAAWGLPALKTIVILTLRKVAGDELTGLCYVASMDAAALTGFVLVPLSCYLVLGTSFLLTGFVALFHIRKIMKTGGTNTEKLEKLMVKIGVFSILYTVPATCVIVCYVYERLNMDFWRLRATEQPCLAATMPGGRRDCSLQGGSVPTVAVFMLKIFMSLVVGITSGVWVWSSKTFQTWQSLCHRKMAAGRARGKACRAPGGYGRGTHCHYKAPTVVLHMTKTDPSLENPTHL, encoded by the coding sequence CCCCGGCCCGCGCGGCCCCCCGGCGACCCCGCCTCGAGCCCGGGCGGCGGCGGTACCTGTGAGAACCCGGAGAAGTTCCAGTACGTGGAGAAGAGCCGCTCGTGCGCGCCGCGCTGCGGGCCCGGCGTCGAGGTGTTCTGGTCGCGGCGCGACAAGGACTTCGCGCTCGTCTGGATGGCCGTGTGGTCGGCGCTGTGCTTCTTCTCCACGGCCTTCACCGTGCTCACCTTCCTGCTGGAGCCCCACCGCTTCCAGTACCCCGAGCGCCCCATCATCTTCCTGTCTATGTGCTACAACGTCTACTCGCTGGCCTTCCTCATTCGCGCCGTAGCGGGCGCGCAGAGCGTGGCGTGCGACCAGGAGGCGGGCACACTGTACGTGATCCAGGAGGGGCTGGAGAACACGGGCTGCACGCTCGTCTTTCTGCTGCTCTACTACTTCGGCATGGCCAGCTCGCTGTGGTGGGTGGTGCTGACCCTCACCTGGTTCCTGGCGGCCGGCAAGAAGTGGGGCCACGAGGCCATCGAGGCCCACGGCAGCTACTTCCACATGGCGGCCTGGGGCCTGCCGGCCCTCAAGACCATCGTTATCCTGACGCTGCGAAAGGTGGCGGGCGATGAGCTGACCGGGCTCTGCTACGTGGCCAGCATGGATGCGGCCGCGCTGACGGGCTTCGTGCTGGTTCCCCTCTCCTGCTACCTGGTGCTGGGCACCAGCTTCCTCCTGACAGGCTTCGTGGCCCTCTTCCACATCCGCAAGATCATGAAGACAGGCGGCACCAACACCGAGAAGCTGGAGAAGCTCATGGTCAAGATTGGGGTCTTCTCCATCCTCTACACGGTGCCTGCCACCTGCGTCATTGTGTGCTATGTCTATGAACGCCTCAACATGGACTTCTGGCGCCTTCGGGCCACAGAGCAGCCCTGCTTGGCAGCCACCATGCCCGGGGGCCGGAGGGACTGCTCACTACAAGGGGGCTCGGTGCCCACCGTGGCTGTCTTTATGCTCAAGATCTTCATGTCGCTGGTGGTGGGCATCACCAGCGGTGTCTGGGTGTGGAGCTCCAAGACTTTCCAGACCTGGCAGAGCCTGTGCCACCGCAAGATGGCAGCTGGCCGGGCCCGGGGAAAAGCCTGCCGGGCCCCCGGGGGCTACGGCCGTGGCACCCACTGCCACTATAAGGCCCCCACCGTGGTCTTGCACATGACTAAGACGGACCCTTCTCTGGAGAACCCCACGCACCTCTAG